One Candidatus Stygibacter australis genomic region harbors:
- a CDS encoding aldehyde dehydrogenase family protein, translating into MKKVIVKNPYDKMEISRIDIDDARAVDQKLQTAYALANDRSKWLPVHRRIEILEKTAAIMQERVDFLTKLAAMEGGKPYRDSKAEVMRAINGVKLAIEHIGQMKGTQIPMGQTQASAGRLAFTMREPIGVVVSISAFNHPLNLIIHQTVPAIAVGAPVIIKPASSTPLSCINFVNILREAGLPEEWCQIVICERGVAEKLATDARVNYFSFIGSAKVGWNLRSKLSPGTRCALEHGGVAPVIVTEDANIDKMTAELVKGGFYHAGQVCVSVQKIFVAEKIIQQVTSNLKTAALKLKTGDQLDPETHVGPLITPEEVNRVDEWVQEAIESGAKLVCGGKKLSETCYEPTILLNPPEDCHVSKEEIFGPVICLYSYKNLEEAILKANSLPFAFQAAVYTRDLETALYASEQINASAVMINDHTAFRVDWMPFGGRDTSGIGVGGIPYSMHEMTREKLIVIKR; encoded by the coding sequence ATATTGATGATGCCAGGGCAGTGGATCAGAAACTGCAAACTGCTTATGCTTTGGCAAATGACCGCAGTAAATGGCTGCCGGTTCATAGACGCATTGAAATCCTGGAGAAGACGGCTGCCATTATGCAGGAGCGAGTAGATTTTCTAACAAAACTTGCTGCTATGGAAGGTGGCAAACCCTATCGCGATTCCAAGGCGGAAGTGATGCGAGCAATAAATGGCGTGAAACTGGCAATAGAGCATATTGGTCAAATGAAAGGAACTCAAATTCCCATGGGACAGACACAGGCATCAGCCGGGAGACTGGCATTTACCATGCGCGAGCCAATAGGTGTAGTAGTATCCATCAGTGCCTTTAATCATCCCTTGAACTTGATAATCCATCAGACAGTACCAGCAATAGCTGTGGGTGCTCCGGTGATCATAAAACCCGCTTCCAGCACCCCTTTATCCTGCATTAATTTTGTTAATATTTTGAGGGAAGCCGGATTACCGGAAGAGTGGTGCCAGATTGTTATCTGCGAACGAGGAGTTGCAGAAAAACTGGCTACAGATGCCAGAGTGAATTATTTTTCTTTTATCGGTTCAGCAAAAGTAGGCTGGAATCTGCGATCAAAGCTATCTCCTGGTACACGGTGTGCTCTGGAACATGGTGGAGTGGCACCAGTGATCGTGACCGAAGATGCCAATATAGATAAAATGACAGCAGAACTGGTGAAGGGTGGGTTTTATCATGCCGGGCAGGTATGCGTATCAGTTCAGAAAATATTTGTAGCAGAAAAGATCATCCAGCAGGTAACCAGTAACCTGAAAACAGCAGCTCTAAAATTGAAAACCGGTGATCAGCTTGATCCGGAAACGCATGTGGGTCCCTTGATCACTCCTGAGGAAGTGAATAGAGTAGATGAATGGGTGCAGGAAGCTATTGAAAGTGGCGCAAAGCTTGTTTGCGGTGGGAAAAAACTCTCTGAAACCTGCTATGAACCAACTATTCTGTTGAATCCTCCAGAAGATTGTCATGTCTCCAAAGAAGAGATATTTGGACCAGTGATCTGCCTTTATAGTTATAAAAACCTGGAAGAGGCAATATTAAAAGCCAATTCATTGCCCTTTGCCTTTCAGGCAGCAGTTTATACCCGTGATTTGGAAACTGCTTTATATGCTTCTGAACAAATCAATGCATCAGCAGTAATGATCAATGATCATACAGCTTTCAGAGTTGACTGGATGCCGTTTGGTGGTAGAGATACCTCTGGAATCGGAGTGGGTGGAATCCCCTACTCCATGCATGAGATGACGAGAGAAAAGCTTATTGTGATCAAGAGATAA